GCCGAGATCGAGCTGGGCCGTGTCGAAACCGGCGCGCGCCGCACGTGCCATCCACTCGCGGGCGAGCTGCTTCTTTTCCTCAGGCAAGTCCTTCAGCGTCGCATAGATCTGCGCCACGGCATATTGCGAATCGGCAATGCCCTGCTCGGCCGATTTCTCGTAGAATGGCAGCGCGAGCTTCAGTCCCGTATCGCCGGGATGATCGGCGATGACAAGCTGCGCCCAGTTGAATTCCGCCGAAGGATTGCCGGCCTCGGCCGCCTTGCGCATGTAGTCGTCGGCCTTGACCTTGTCGCGCGGCACACCCTGGCCTTCCATCAGGATCAGCGCATATTTGAACATTGCCGCCGCATCGCCGCCTTCGGCCGCCTTGCCGTACCAGAAGGCGGCGTTCTTGACGTCCTTCTTGACACCAAGCCCCTGCGAGAGGATTTCGCCGATCAGCGTCTGCGCCGCTGCATCGCCGAGTTGAGCGCGCGGCAGCGCCTTGTCCATTGCCGTCAGGTAATAACCGCGCTGGAAGGCGCCGTAAGCCTCGTCGACAGGTCCCTTGTAATCCTTCTCCGGCGGCAGGTCCGGCAGCTTCGCACCCATGCGGTCGAACACGCCGACACCATCGGAGGGCCGCACACCCGGAGCGGAAGGCCGGTCGGTGCGGAAGGTCGAGGCCGGGGCCGAGCCCGGCTGGCTGATGACGCTGTCGGTGGCCTGCGCCAAGACGACAGCCGGTCCGGCCGCAACGAAGGCGGCCATGCTGGCAAGGATAAATTTCAACGGGCGGGCGGTGGGGATCGGCATGAGCGCGATTTCAATCCTCAAACCGTGGCGCTTTTTCGTCAAGCAAAGCGTTGACTTCGGCGACGATAGACGGCGCCCGGTTGGGCTCGCCGAAGACAGCCAGCCGCAGCGCCACGAATTCCGCTCCGGTCTCGGCGACGGCAAGCGCAGAGGCCGGATCGGTGCCGCCCATGACGATGCAGGGAATCTCGATCATCGAGGCCCACCATTCGCCGAGCGCAAGGTTCTTCGGATGGGCCTCCGGCTTGATATCGCCGTCGAGCTTGCCGAAGAAAATATAATCCGGCCTGGCCTCGCCGATCTCCAGCGCATTGTGCCGGTCGGCTGCGTTGCCGCCGCCGACGATCAGCTTCGGCGCATGTTTTTCGATCGCTTCCGAAAGTGCCTCGGCATTGCCGGAAAGGTGCAGGCCGTCGGCCTTTGCCCGTCCTGCCACGCGGCTGTCGCCTGCAATCAGGGCGGCCGCCCCGGCATCCTGGATCAGCGGCACCAGCTTCTCCGCATGTTTCTGGAAGGTACCGTCGTCGAGCCCGTATTGCGGCACGATCACCGAAGCGACATCGCCGCCCTTCAGCGCGTCGGCAACGATCCTTGCCTGTTCATCGGCATCGGCAATATCGGGGACGATGAGCACAAGGCGGCAGCGGTTTTCCGGTTCGGTCATCAGGTCTTTCCGTTTCCTCGCGAATTCCCCGTTGAGAGGAGGGATCCGCACTCGTTTTGTGTGAGTAGTTCCGTTAGACGAGGCTTGCAAGAGGAGGACGTCGAAAGCATGCCGCAGGATTTATCATTCTACTATGCCGCTGTGCCCGCGGTTCTGCTGGTGGGCCTCGCGAAGGGCGGTATGGGCGACGCTTTGTCGCTGATCGGCCTGCCCTTCCTCGCCCTCGTCGTCTCGCCGGTCGAGGCGGCGGCCATCCTGCTGCCGATCCTGGTCTTTATGGACATGATCTCGCTCGTCATCTGGCGCCAGCACGGCGACTGGGCGACGCTGAAGATCATGCTGCCGGGCGCAGTCTTCGGCATCGCCCTGGGCTGGGCGACCTCGGCGCTCGTTCCGGGCAACATGCTGCGCATCGTCATCGGCGCTGTGACCATCCTCTTCTGCCTGCGCTATTTCTGGAACAATTATGGCCCGGGCGCCGGCAAGATCGTCCCGCCGCGCGGCCAGCGGCCGGTTGCCGCCGGCCTTTGGGGTACATTTTCCGGCTACGGCAGCTTCGTCGCCCATGCGGGAGGCGCACCTTTTCAGATCTATGCCCTGCCGCTCAAGCTGCAGCCACGCGAATATACCGGTACCAGCGTGCGCTTCTTCGCGATCCTCAACGCCATCAAGCTCATTCCCTATTTCGCACTCGGCCAGCTCGACACCCAGAATCTGGCGACCTCCGCAACGCTCCTGCCCTTCGCCCCGCTCGCCACCCTTGCCGGCGCCTGGTGTGTGCGCCGCATGAAGCCGGCGATCTTCTATCCCTTCATGTATGCGATGGCCCTGATCGCCGCCTTCCTCATCGTGCGCGAGGGTCTTGGCTGGTAAGGGCGGCCGTGCTGAGTAATTCCTTCAATCGG
This Rhizobium acidisoli DNA region includes the following protein-coding sequences:
- a CDS encoding thiamine phosphate synthase, which encodes MTEPENRCRLVLIVPDIADADEQARIVADALKGGDVASVIVPQYGLDDGTFQKHAEKLVPLIQDAGAAALIAGDSRVAGRAKADGLHLSGNAEALSEAIEKHAPKLIVGGGNAADRHNALEIGEARPDYIFFGKLDGDIKPEAHPKNLALGEWWASMIEIPCIVMGGTDPASALAVAETGAEFVALRLAVFGEPNRAPSIVAEVNALLDEKAPRFED
- a CDS encoding tetratricopeptide repeat protein, which encodes MPIPTARPLKFILASMAAFVAAGPAVVLAQATDSVISQPGSAPASTFRTDRPSAPGVRPSDGVGVFDRMGAKLPDLPPEKDYKGPVDEAYGAFQRGYYLTAMDKALPRAQLGDAAAQTLIGEILSQGLGVKKDVKNAAFWYGKAAEGGDAAAMFKYALILMEGQGVPRDKVKADDYMRKAAEAGNPSAEFNWAQLVIADHPGDTGLKLALPFYEKSAEQGIADSQYAVAQIYATLKDLPEEKKQLAREWMARAARAGFDTAQLDLGIWLVNGVGGPKDYVKGFEWLKLAANGGNVVAQNKLAHLYINAIGTAPNPVEAAKWYVLSRRAGLADPSLEDFYLGIEDDQQKAAIEAANKFRRR
- a CDS encoding sulfite exporter TauE/SafE family protein, whose protein sequence is MPQDLSFYYAAVPAVLLVGLAKGGMGDALSLIGLPFLALVVSPVEAAAILLPILVFMDMISLVIWRQHGDWATLKIMLPGAVFGIALGWATSALVPGNMLRIVIGAVTILFCLRYFWNNYGPGAGKIVPPRGQRPVAAGLWGTFSGYGSFVAHAGGAPFQIYALPLKLQPREYTGTSVRFFAILNAIKLIPYFALGQLDTQNLATSATLLPFAPLATLAGAWCVRRMKPAIFYPFMYAMALIAAFLIVREGLGW